From the Cervus elaphus chromosome 20, mCerEla1.1, whole genome shotgun sequence genome, one window contains:
- the HAO2 gene encoding hydroxyacid oxidase 2 isoform X2, with translation MHGSTSLSQLGILSKEELMTAARGMRTWQRLKTAQAANICYITSTYASCSLEDIVAAAPRGLRWFQLYVHPNRQINKQLIQKVESLGFKALVITVDVPKVGNRRHDITNQVNLMKNLWLKDLGSPETGNSMPYFQMSPIDPSICWEDLSWFQSMTRLPIILKGILTKEDAELAVKHNVHGIIVSNHGGRQLDEVPASIDALTEVVAAVKGKVEVYLDGGIRTGNDVLKALALGAKCVFVGRPILWGLAYKGEHGVKEVLDILKNEFHTSMTLTGCRSVAEINQDLIQFSRL, from the exons ATGCACGGGAGCACCTCTCTAAGTCAACTTGGGATTTTATCGAAGGAGGAGCTGATGACTGCTGCACGCGGGATGAGAACATGGCAGCGTTTAAAAA CTGCACAAGCAGCCAATATCTGCTACATCACCAGCACGTATGCCAGCTGTAGCCTTGAAGATATCGTTGCTGCTGCCCCCAGGGGCCTGCGGTGGTTCCAACTCTATGTGCACCCGAACCGGCAGATAAACAAGCAGCTGATCCAAAAGGTGGAATCCCTGGGTTTCAAAGCTCTGGTCATTACTGTGGATGTGCCCAAAGTTGGCAACAGACGGCATGACATTACAAACCAAGTCAACTTGATGAAGAATTTATGGTTGAAAGATCTCGGATCACCTGAGACG GGAAATTCAATGCCTTATTTCCAAATGTCCCCAATTGACCCATCCATCTGCTGGGAAGATCTCTCTTGGTTTCAGAGCATGACTCGATTGCCCATCATCCTGAAGGGGATCTTGACAAAAGAGGACGCAGAGTTAGCTGTGAAGCACAATGTCCATGGCATCATTGTTTCCAACCATGGTGGAAGGCAGCTTGATGAGGTTCCTGCTTCT ATCGATGCCCTGACAGAAGTGGTGGCCGCTGTGAAAGGGAAGGTTGAAGTGTACCTGGATGGTGGGATCCGGACTGGCAACGATGTGCTGAAGGCTCTAGCCCTCGGGGCTAAGTGCGTTTTTGTGGGGAGACCCATCCTGTGGGGTCTTGCTTACAAG GGTGAACATGGTGTTAAGGAAgttttggatattttaaaaaatgaattccacACTTCCATGACCCTGACAG gttgccGATCGGTTGCTGAGATCAATCAGGACCTGATCCAGTTCTCCAGATTGTAA
- the HAO2 gene encoding hydroxyacid oxidase 2 isoform X1, with protein MPLVCLTDFQAHAREHLSKSTWDFIEGGADDCCTRDENMAAFKKIRLRPRYLKDVSKVDMQTTIQGAEISTPICIAPTGFHRLAWPDGEMSTARAAQAANICYITSTYASCSLEDIVAAAPRGLRWFQLYVHPNRQINKQLIQKVESLGFKALVITVDVPKVGNRRHDITNQVNLMKNLWLKDLGSPETGNSMPYFQMSPIDPSICWEDLSWFQSMTRLPIILKGILTKEDAELAVKHNVHGIIVSNHGGRQLDEVPASIDALTEVVAAVKGKVEVYLDGGIRTGNDVLKALALGAKCVFVGRPILWGLAYKGEHGVKEVLDILKNEFHTSMTLTGCRSVAEINQDLIQFSRL; from the exons ATGCCCTTGGTGTGTTTGACAGACTTTCAGGCGCATGCACGGGAGCACCTCTCTAAGTCAACTTGGGATTTTATCGAAGGAGGAGCTGATGACTGCTGCACGCGGGATGAGAACATGGCAGCGTTTAAAAA AATCCGCCTCCGTCCCCGGTACCTGAAAGATGTGTCTAAGGTGGACATGCAGACCACCATCCAAGGAGCAGAGATCAGCACTCCCATTTGTATCGCACCCACAGGTTTCCACCGCCTTGCCTGGCCTGATGGAGAAATGAGCACAGCCAGAG CTGCACAAGCAGCCAATATCTGCTACATCACCAGCACGTATGCCAGCTGTAGCCTTGAAGATATCGTTGCTGCTGCCCCCAGGGGCCTGCGGTGGTTCCAACTCTATGTGCACCCGAACCGGCAGATAAACAAGCAGCTGATCCAAAAGGTGGAATCCCTGGGTTTCAAAGCTCTGGTCATTACTGTGGATGTGCCCAAAGTTGGCAACAGACGGCATGACATTACAAACCAAGTCAACTTGATGAAGAATTTATGGTTGAAAGATCTCGGATCACCTGAGACG GGAAATTCAATGCCTTATTTCCAAATGTCCCCAATTGACCCATCCATCTGCTGGGAAGATCTCTCTTGGTTTCAGAGCATGACTCGATTGCCCATCATCCTGAAGGGGATCTTGACAAAAGAGGACGCAGAGTTAGCTGTGAAGCACAATGTCCATGGCATCATTGTTTCCAACCATGGTGGAAGGCAGCTTGATGAGGTTCCTGCTTCT ATCGATGCCCTGACAGAAGTGGTGGCCGCTGTGAAAGGGAAGGTTGAAGTGTACCTGGATGGTGGGATCCGGACTGGCAACGATGTGCTGAAGGCTCTAGCCCTCGGGGCTAAGTGCGTTTTTGTGGGGAGACCCATCCTGTGGGGTCTTGCTTACAAG GGTGAACATGGTGTTAAGGAAgttttggatattttaaaaaatgaattccacACTTCCATGACCCTGACAG gttgccGATCGGTTGCTGAGATCAATCAGGACCTGATCCAGTTCTCCAGATTGTAA